A genome region from Erigeron canadensis isolate Cc75 chromosome 3, C_canadensis_v1, whole genome shotgun sequence includes the following:
- the LOC122593013 gene encoding LOW QUALITY PROTEIN: pentatricopeptide repeat-containing protein At3g14730 (The sequence of the model RefSeq protein was modified relative to this genomic sequence to represent the inferred CDS: substituted 1 base at 1 genomic stop codon): MYKTITKTQLPNLKTCITYIQSYANQTNLQHAKILHAYMIVNGFLDSPFSITSLINMYSKCNHISYAHSVFSNSCLVHSPNVFAYNAIIAGFVYNDMPKPAIQMFKKMRVEGIMMDKFSFPCVVKAFSGIGDVKGMMNVHGLVFKFGLEKDLFVGSAFVNGYLKIGMVGDARQVFDEMPERDVVLWNALINGYARIGEFGNALECLRKLREDGSSPSRFTVTGVLSVLTLKGDVYNGICVHGLVMKMGFFMGVAVCNALIDMYGKCKCLHDALKIFEGLVIKDIYTWNSIMGVHQQSGDHEGTLMFFNRMLRDGVFSPDLVTVTTVLPACSHLVALRHGKEIHGYMIVKGLGKDDGEERYDDTYVNNAVMDMYAKCGSMREVQLVFDHMRVKDTASWNILITGYAMDGFGNEALDLFHKMCELELTPDEVTFVGVLSACSHAGLVKQGQEILSQMKSKYNVEPTVEHYTCVIDMLGRAGLLDQAYGLLSEMPIESNSVVWRAFLASCILHGNTNLAEIAASNVIDLEPGHGGSYVLMSNVYGTMGRHEEVSDVRHNMRQLDVKKTRGCSWVXLSDGVHVFGTGDQTHPDEDSIYRELNLVYSSMCLGQMT, from the coding sequence atgtacaaaacaataacaaaaacacAACTCCCAAACTTAAAAACATGCATTACGTATATCCAATCATATGCAAACCAAACCAATTTACAACATGCCAAAATCCTACATGCTTACATGATTGTCAATGGTTTTTTAGACTCACCATTTTCCATCACAAGTTTAATAAACATGTACTCAAAATGTAACCACATTTCCTATGCACATTCTGTTTTCTCTAATTCTTGTTTAGTACACTCCCCAAATGTTTTTGCTTACAATGCTATTATCGCGGGTTTTGTTTATAACGATATGCCAAAACCCGCGatacaaatgtttaaaaaaatgcGGGTGGAGGGTATTATGATGGATAAGTTTAGTTTCCCTTGCGTTGTTAAGGCGTTTTCGGGTATTGGGGATGTTAAGGGGATGATGAATGTACATGGGTTAGTGTTTAAATTTGGTTTAGAGAAAGATTTGTTTGTGGGGAGTGCTTTTGTTAATGGGTATTTGAAAATTGGGATGGTGGGGGATGCACGacaggtgtttgatgaaatgcctgaaCGAGACGTTGTTTTGTGGAACGCGTTGATTAATGGGTATGCCCGGATTGGGGAGTTTGGCAACGCGTTGGAGTGTTTAAGGAAGTTGCGTGAGGATGGGAGTTCGCCGAGTAGGTTTACTGTGACGGGTGTTTTATCCGTGCTTACGTTGAAAGGGGACGTTTATAACGGGATATGTGTTCATGGGCTTGTGATGAAGATGGGGTTTTTTATGGGTGTGGCTGTTTGTAATGCTTTGATTGACATGTATGGAAAATGCAAGTGTCTTCATGATGCTTTGAAAATTTTTGAAGGGTTGGTGATTAAggatatatatacatggaaTTCAATAATGGGTGTTCATCAGCAGTCTGGTGATCATGAAGGAACTTTGATGTTTTTCAACAGAATGTTGCGTGATGGGGTTTTTAGTCCGGATTTAGTTACTGTCACGACGGTTCTTCCTGCGTGCTCTCATTTAGTAGCTTTAAGGCACGGGAAGGAGATTCATGGGTATATGATTGTCAAAGGATTGGGGAAAGATGATGGTGAAGAACGATACGATGATACATACGTTAATAATGCTGTCATGGATATGTATGCAAAATGTGGAAGCATGAGAGAAGTTCAACTGGTATTTGATCATATGAGGGTGAAAGATACGGCTTCATGGAATATTTTGATCACGGGTTATGCAATGGATGGGTTTGGCAACGAGGCGTTGGATTTGTTTCATAAAATGTGTGAATTGGAGTTGACGCCTGACGAGGTGACGTTTGTTGGCGTTTTATCGGCTTGTAGTCATGCGGGGCTAGTGAAGCAAGGGCAAGAAATTTTAAGTCAGATGAAGTCTAAATACAACGTAGAACCAACGGTTGAACATTATACTTGTGTGATTGACATGCTTGGTCGAGCCGGACTACTTGATCAAGCATATGGGTTGCTATCTGAAATGCCGATTGAATCCAACTCTGTTGTCTGGCGGGCATTCTTGGCATCATGTATTCTTCATGGAAATACAAACCTTGCTGAAATCGCTGCAAGTAACGTGATTGATCTTGAACCCGGGCATGGTGGTAGCTATGTGCTGATGTCTAATGTGTATGGCACAATGGGTCGCCATGAGGAGGTGAGTGATGTTAGACATAATATGAGACAACTGGATGTAAAGAAAACGCGAGGATGCAGTTGGGTCTAACTTAGCGATGGGGTGCATGTTTTTGGAACGGGCGATCAGACCCACCCTGATGAAGATTCGATTTATAGAGAGCTAAATTTGGTGTACTCGAGCATGTGTCTTGGCCAAATGACTTGA
- the LOC122593014 gene encoding RNA-binding KH domain-containing protein PEPPER-like, translated as MASVTNGTVTEPPKPETVVETVTDPPPATADLTPKWPGWPGECVFRLIVPVLKVGSIIGRKGDIIKKMCEDTKARIRVLDAPLGTPDRIVLVSGKEETELPLSPAMDAAIRIFKRINGFPENEGESIASVPFCSIRLLVPSMQAISLIGKQGSLIKSIQESTGCSVRVLSGDEVSAISSNPDERIVDMQGEAIKVLKALEAVVGHLRKFLVDRSVLPLFEKPNDVAATPATQEPQVEPSWADKPMMRSSQPSVGGAADYSLPLRRETLFPDRELQRESHLTSHGLSLYGRDPGLSTTRSPAIPRTGGPIVTQMSQTMQIPLIYAEDIIGVGGTNIAYIRRTSGAILTVQESRGLPDEITVEIKGTTTQVQTAQQLIHDCVDGHKESSNPSSYGMLDSGLRSSFSQLGNSLYPASSTSTYGGQSYGGYGAPGLGGSLGGYSSYRM; from the exons atgGCTTCCGTAACCAACGGCACCGTAACAGAACCTCCTAAACCGGAAACCGTTGTAGAAACTGTAACAGACCCGCCTCCGGCCACCGCAGATTTGACCCCCAAATGGCCCGGTTGGCCCGGTGAATGCGTTTTCCGGCTTATAGTTCCGGTTCTGAAAGTGGGTAGTATAATTGGAAGAAAAGGggatataattaaaaagatgtgTGAAGATACGAAAGCCCGAATTCGTGTTCTTGATGCCCCTCTCGGTACCCCTGATCGCATT GTTTTGGTGTCTGGTAAAGAAGAAACAGAGCTACCTCTCTCACCTGCAATGGATGCTGCAATTAGAATATTCAAACGCATTAATGGCTTTCCAGAGAATGAGGGTGAGAGTATAGCATCTGTTCCATTTTGCTCAATCAGATTGTTGGTGCCGTCGATGCAAGCCATAAGTCTGATCGGAAAACAAGGATCATTAATCAAGTCAATTCAGGAGAGCACTGGTTGTTCTGTGCGGGTACTCTCAGGGG ATGAGGTGTCGGCAATATCTTCCAACCCAGACGAGAGGATTGTGGATATGCAGGGAGAAGCTATCAAGGTTCTGAAAGCTCTAGAAGCTGTGGTGGGACACCTGAGGAAGTTTTTGGTAGATCGTAGTGTTCTTCCTCTGTTTGAAAAGCCT AACGATGTAGCAGCCACCCCTGCCACGCAAGAACCCCAAGTGGAGCCATCATGGGCTGACAAACCCATGATGCGGAGCTCACAGCCCAGCGTAGGCGGTGCAGCTGATTATTCTCTTCCATTGAGGAGAGAGACACTATTTCCGGACCGTGAATTGCAACGAGAATCACATCTCACATCCCATGGCCTGTCTTTATATGGCCGTGATCCTGGACTATCCACTACACGATCTCCTGCAATTCCTCGTACTGGCGGTCCTATTGTCACCCAG ATGTCTCAGACCATGCAAATACCACTAATATATGCTGAGGATATTATTGGAGTTGGAGGGACAAATATTGCATATATTCGCCGGACAAGTGGTGCAATTCTTACTGTGCAAGAGAGCAGAGGTTTACCAGATGAAATTACAGTTGAAATAAAAGGGACAACCACACAAGTTCAGACCGCTCAGCAACTAATTCAT GATTGTGTCGATGGTCACAAAGAATCGTCAAATCCAAGCAGCTATGGCATGTTGGACTCGGGTTTGAGGTCTTCCTTCTCTCAATTGGGGAATTCATTGTACCCAGCATCATCAACATCTACTTATGGAGGACAATCGTATGGCGGATATGGAGCCCCCGGTTTAGGAGGAAGTTTAGGAGGATACAGTAGTTACAGGATGTAA